In Naumovozyma castellii chromosome 1, complete genome, one DNA window encodes the following:
- the YEF3 gene encoding translation elongation factor EF-3 (ancestral locus Anc_1.391) — protein MADSEQSIKVLEELLQQLTVATADNREEVATEISSFLNGNIIEHDIPIKFFGELKKSIKDKKAAANALEAIAHISNESNLSPSVEPYIVELVPEVCAQSGSKDKDTQAIASKALMAIVKAINPVAIKALLPHLVKSLEETNKWQEKVAVLAAITSLVDAAKEQVALRMPELIPVLSEAMWDTKKEVKAAATATMTKATETVDNKDIERFIPQLISCIANPTEAAETVHLLGATTFVAEVTPATLSIMVPLLVRGLNERETSIKRKSAVIIDNMCKLVEDPQVVAPFLGKLLPGLKANYATIADPEARDVTLRGLKTLRRVGNVSEDDVLPEVSHAGDVSTNFGVITKLLEGEDVADRFKLVVQYVAAMGADLIDERVIDQQAWFTHILPYMTIFMHERKAKEILDDFRKLAVDNIPVGPNFDDEEDEGEDLCNCEFSLAYGAKILLNKTQLRLKRGRRYGVCGPNGAGKSTLMRAIANGQVDGFPSQEECRTVYVEHDIDGTHAETSVLDFVYGEGNLGTKEVITEKLTEFGFSDEMIAMPISALSGGWKMKLALARAVLRNADILLLDEPTNHLDTVNVAWLVNYLNTCGITSITISHDSVFLDSVCEYIINYEGLKLRKYKGNFTEFVKKCPAAKAYKELSSTDLEFQFPEPGYLEGVKTKQKAIVKVSNMTFQYPGTTKPQISDVSFQCSLSSRIAVIGPNGAGKSTLINVLTGELLPTTGEVYTHENCRIAYIKQHAFAHIEAHLDKTPSEYIQWRFQTGEDRETMDRANRQINENDAEAMNKIFKIEGTPRRIQDIHARRKFKNTYEYECSFLLGENIGMKSERWVPMMSVDNAWLPRGELIESHSKMVAEVDMKEALASGQFRPLTRKEIEEHCAMLGLDAELVSHSRIRGLSGGQKVKLVLAAGTWQRPHLIVLDEPTNYLDRDSLGALSKALKAFEGGVIIITHSAEFTKNLTEEVWAVKDGKMTPSGHNWVSGQGAGPRIEKKEDEEDKFDAMGNKIAGGKKKKKMSSAELRKKKKERMKKKKELGDAYVSSDEEF, from the coding sequence ATGGCTGATTCCGAACAATCTATTAAGGTTCTTGAAGAACTTTTACAACAATTGACTGTCGCTACCGCTGATAACAGAGAAGAAGTTGCTACTgagatttcttctttcttaaaTGGCAACATCATTGAACATGACATTCCAATCAAGTTCTTTGGTGAACTAAAGAAGTCTATCAAGGATAAGAAGGCTGCTGCTAACGCTTTGGAAGCTATTGCTCATATTTCCAATGAAAGCAACTTGTCTCCATCCGTTGAACCATACATCGTCGAACTTGTTCCAGAAGTTTGTGCTCAATCCGGTTCTAAGGATAAGGACACTCAAGCCATTGCCTCTAAGGCTTTGATGGCTATTGTTAAGGCCATCAACCCAGTTGCTATCAAGGCTCTATTGCCTCATTTGGTTAAGTCTTTGGAAGAAACCAACAAATGGCAAGAAAAGGTCGCCGTTTTGGCTGCCATTACTTCCCTTGTTGATGCTGCTAAGGAACAAGTTGCTTTGAGAATGCCTGAATTGATCCCAGTTCTATCTGAAGCTATGTGGGATACTAAGAAGGAAGTCAAGGCCGCTGCTACTGCCACCATGACCAAGGCTACTGAAACCGTTGACAACAAGGATATTGAACGTTTCATTCCTCAATTGATTTCTTGTATTGCTAACCCAACTGAAGCTGCTGAAACCGTTCATTTGTTAGGTGCCACCACTTTCGTTGCTGAAGTTACTCCAGCTACTTTGTCCATCATGGTTCCATTGTTGGTCAGAGGTTTGAACGAAAGAGAAACTTCTATCAAGCGTAAATCTGctgttattattgataaCATGTGTAAGTTGGTCGAAGACCCACAAGTTGTTGCTCCTTTCTTGGGTAAATTATTGCCAGGTTTGAAGGCTAACTACGCTACCATTGCTGATCCAGAAGCTCGTGATGTTACTTTGAGAGGTTTGAAGACTTTAAGAAGAGTTGGTAACGTTAGTGAAGATGATGTTCTACCAGAAGTTTCTCATGCTGGTGATGTTTCCACTAATTTCGGTGTTATTACCAAGTTGTTGGAAGGTGAAGATGTCGCTGACAGATTCAAGCTTGTTGTTCAATACGTTGCCGCTATGGGTGCTGATTTGATTGATGAAAGAGTCATCGATCAACAAGCTTGGTTCACTCACATCTTGCCATACATGACTATCTTCATGCATGAAAGAAAGGCCAAGGAAATCTTGGATGATTTCAGAAAGTTAGCTGTTGACAACATCCCAGTTGGTCCAAACttcgatgatgaagaagatgaaggtGAAGATCTATGTAACTGTGAATTCTCATTGGCTTACGGTGCTAAGATCTTGTTAAACAAGACTCAATTGAGATTGAAGAGAGGTAGAAGATACGGTGTCTGTGGTCCAAATGGTGCTGGTAAGTCTACTTTGATGAGAGCTATTGCTAACGGTCAAGTTGATGGTTTCCCATCTCAAGAAGAATGTAGAACTGTCTACGTCGAACATGACATTGATGGTACTCATGCTGAAACTTCCGTCTTGGATTTCGTTTACGGTGAAGGTAACTTGGGTACCAAGGAAGTCATTACTGAAAAGTTGACTGAATTCGGTTTCTCCGATGAAATGATTGCTATGCCAATCTCTGCCCTATCCGGTGgttggaagatgaagttgGCCTTAGCTAGAGCCGTCTTAAGAAACGCTGATATTCTATTGTTGGATGAACCAACTAACCATTTGGATACTGTTAATGTCGCTTGGTTAGTCAACTACTTGAACACTTGTGGTATCACTTCCATTACTATTTCCCATGACTCTGTCTTCTTAGATTCTGTTTgtgaatatattattaactACGAAGGTTTGAAGTTGAGAAAGTACAAGGGTAACTTTACTGAATTCGTTAAGAAGTGTCCAGCTGCTAAGGCTTACAAGGAATTAAGTTCTACTGATCTAGAGTTCCAATTCCCAGAACCAGGTTACCTAGAAGGTGTTAAGACCAAGCAAAAGGCTATTGTCAAGGTTTCTAACATGACCTTCCAATACCCAGGTACTACTAAGCCACAAATTTCTGACGTTTCTTTCCAATGTTCTTTGTCTTCAAGAATTGCTGTTATTGGTCCAAATGGTGCTGGTAAGTCTACTTTGATTAACGTTTTGACTGGTGAATTGCTACCAACTACTGGTGAAGTTTACACTCACGAAAATTGTAGAATTGCCTACATTAAGCAACATGCTTTCGCTCATATTGAAGCTCATTTAGATAAGACTCCATCTGAATATATCCAATGGAGATTCCAAACTGGTGAAGATAGAGAAACCATGGACAGAGCTAACAGACAAATTAACGAAAACGATGCTGAAGCTATGAACAAGATCTTCAAGATTGAAGGTACTCCAAGAAGAATCCAAGATATTCACGCTAGACGTAAGTTCAAGAACACCTACGAATATGAATGTTCTTTCTTATTAGGTGAAAACATCGGTATGAAGTCTGAAAGATGGGTTCCAATGATGTCTGTTGACAACGCTTGGTTACCAAGAGGTGAATTGATTGAATCCCATTCCAAGATGGTTGCTGAAGTTGATATGAAGGAAGCTTTGGCTTCTGGTCAATTCAGACCTTTAACCAgaaaggaaattgaagaacatTGTGCTATGTTGGGTCTAGACGCTGAATTAGTTTCTCATTCTAGAATTAGGGGTTTGTCTGGTGGTCAAAAGGTTAAGTTGGTCTTAGCTGCTGGTACATGGCAAAGACCTCATTTGATTGTCTTGGATGAACCTACCAATTATTTGGATAGAGATTCCTTAGGTGCTTTATCTAAGGCTTTGAAGGCTTTCGAAGGTGGtgttattatcattacCCATTCTGCTGAATTTACCAAGAACTTGACTGAAGAAGTCTGGGCTGTTAAGGACGGTAAGATGACTCCATCTGGTCATAACTGGGTTTCCGGTCAAGGTGCTGGtccaagaattgaaaagaaggaagatgaagaagataaattcGATGCTATGGGTAACAAGATTGCCGGTggtaagaagaagaagaagatgtcTTCCGCTGAattgagaaagaagaagaaggagagaatgaagaagaagaaggaattAGGTGATGCCTACGTTTCctctgatgaagaattctAA
- the RCK2 gene encoding serine/threonine protein kinase RCK2 (ancestral locus Anc_1.390), whose translation MNKFKSIFKRKKENEPMHATTANVTTKVERVVKRDSDEAKSKISGNLNINAKGSGNPSGKKRKEELTEENNSTKSSINSNVSSLHSSDDDDYDDDEDEGYSEELQPENLFPEQVELQGYTLIEKVGEGAFSKVFRAVPQRNGPTSFLCENYKEVAIKIIKKTALVGDDPKADIHVAESHNRKHSKTSSKEQVLKEVSLHKAVSSGCPQIVQFIDFQESKTYYYIVQELIHGGEIFGEIVKYTYFSEDLSRHVIKQLALAVQHLHSLGVVHRDIKPENLLFEPIEFIPSKEPKLRKSDDPSTKSDEGLFVPGVGGGGIGVVKLADFGLSKQIFATNTKTPCGTVGYTAPEVVKDEHYSMKVDMWGVGCVLYTMLCGFPPFYDEKIDVLTEKISRGEYTFLRPWWDEISAGAKNAVIRLLEVDPNKRYDIDEFLEDPWLNTYDCLKEQEEDQRREIENMEKKKRKSHRHKMYNFQRDASILYSPAAVAMRDAFDISNAVQRIEEDRRVNTPTLGALAEDEEEEFSNELNHEGVNGLEQDMFQLKLNSATIIKRRQEKKHLAENVPVEPIKE comes from the coding sequence atgaacaaattcaaatctatATTTAAGAGGAAAAAGGAGAACGAACCCATGCATGCAACAACAGCCAATGTAACAACTAAAGTGGAGCGGGTGGTAAAAAGGGATAGTGATGAAGCAAAGAGTAAAATAAGTGGCAATTTGAACATAAATGCTAAGGGTTCTGGAAATCCCTCTGGTAAAAAAAGGAAGGAGGAATTAACAGAGGAAAATAATAGTACTAAGAGTTCTATTAATTCTAATGTCTCATCTTTACATTCCtctgatgatgacgattatgacgacgatgaagatgaaggaTATAGTGAGGAACTACAACCTGAGAATTTATTCCCCGAGCAGGTTGAATTACAGGGATATacattgattgaaaaagtAGGAGAGGGAGCTTTCTCGAAAGTATTCAGGGCTGTTCCTCAAAGAAATGGTCCTACGTCATTTTTATGTgaaaattacaaagaagTTGCCATTAAAATAATCAAGAAAACTGCTCTTGTTGGTGATGATCCTAAAGCTGATATTCATGTGGCAGAATCTCATAATAGGAAACATAGTAAGACATCGAGTAAAGAACAAGTATTGAAGGAGGTCTCCTTGCATAAGGCTGTCTCGAGCGGATGTCCacaaattgttcaatttattgatttccAAGAATCTAAAACgtattattatattgttCAAGAATTAATACATGGTGGTGAAATCTTTGGGGAGATTGTTAAATATACTTATTTCAGTGAAGATTTATCGCGCCATGTTATCAAACAACTGGCTCTAGCTGTGCAACACTTACATTCACTTGGGGTAGTTCATAGAGATATTAAGCcagaaaatttattatttgaaccTATTGAATTTATCCCATCAAAGGAACcaaaattaagaaaatcAGATGATCCATCCACTAAATCAGATGAAGGTTTATTTGTACCAGGAGtaggtggtggtggtattgGTGTAGTGAAATTAGCCGATTTTGGTCTATCtaaacaaatatttgcTACTAATACAAAGACGCCATGTGGTACTGTTGGATACACTGCGCCTGAGGTTGTCAAGGACGAGCATTATTCCATGAAAGTTGATATGTGGGGGGTTGGATGTGTTCTATACACAATGCTTTGCGGATTCCCACCATTTTAtgatgaaaagattgaCGTTTTAACTGAGAAGATCTCTCGTGGTGAATATACATTCTTACGACCTTGGTGGGACGAAATTAGTGCTGGGGCTAAGAATGCTGTTATACGATTACTAGAAGTGGATCCTAATAAGAGatatgatattgatgagtTCTTAGAGGACCCCTGGCTAAATACATATGATTGTTTGAAAGAGCAAGAGGAAGACCAGAGAAGAGAGATTGAAAACatggagaagaaaaagaggaagagtCACAGACATAAGATgtataattttcaaagggATGCATCCATACTGTACTCACCAGCTGCTGTAGCCATGCGTGATGCATTCGACATAAGTAATGCAGTTCAACGTATAGAGGAGGACAGAAGAGTAAACACTCCTACATTAGGTGCGCTGGccgaagatgaagaagaagaattctCCAATGAATTGAACCATGAAGGGGTCAATGGGCTGGAACAAGATATGttccaattgaaattaaattctgcaacaataataaagaGAAGGCAAGAAAAGAAACATTTAGCAGAGAACGTGCCAGTGGAACCAATCAAAGAATAG
- the DFG5 gene encoding putative mannan endo-1,6-alpha-mannosidase, with translation MNNPIKILRLCWSLLLLSILSPVGSSIKLNVTSNTSICDATSIITKGILDYYEGTRFNGTVGMFQQPYYWWKAGSAFGGMLENWYLCQNDTFESLLTDAMLHQAGKDYDYLPENQTMVEANDDQGVWGLTIMGAVERNFTDPQGKDVPGWLAMAQSIFNQMYSRWDTGSCGGGLRWQIYDWNKGYNYKNTISTACLFQMAARLGRYTGNSTYLKVADKTFQWMVDIGYIQLNTSSGRVFDGAHIESNCSDITKLEWSYNHGIVLGGCAYMYNATKSPEWGMNTIKILNGATTYFFQNKTMLETACQRPDRVFCNNDQRTFKSIFSRMLGLTSVMAPFTSERIDPLIVQSAEAAALSCTGGFDNETCGLNWLEGKNDGYYGLGEQLSALEVIQNLLIHKRPPPYMAKTDKNKVGGVSKGDPAAGTKPKPPPKKEE, from the coding sequence ATGAATAACCctataaaaatattaagaCTTTGCTGGTCTTTATTGCTACTATCTATACTTTCACCTGTTGGTAGTTCCATTAAACTTAACGTCACTTCCAATACTTCAATATGTGACGCCACAAGTATAATTACAAAAGGTATTTTAGATTACTACGAGGGTACCAGGTTCAATGGTACTGTTGGTATGTTCCAACAACCATATTACTGGTGGAAGGCAGGTTCAGCCTTTGGTGGTATGCTAGAAAATTGGTACTTATGTCAAAATGATACATTTGAATCCTTGCTTACTGATGCAATGCTACATCAAGCCGGTAAAGATTACGATTACCTACCTGAGAACCAAACAATGGTCGAAGCTAATGATGATCAAGGTGTTTGGGGTTTAACAATAATGGGCGCTGTAGAGAGAAATTTTACTGATCCCCAGGGAAAGGATGTGCCAGGTTGGTTAGCAATGGCGCAGTCTATCTTTAATCAAATGTATAGCAGATGGGACACCGGCAGTTGTGGTGGTGGTCTTAGATGGCAAATTTATGACTGGAATAAGGGCTATAATTATAAGAATACCATATCTACTGCCTGTTTATTCCAAATGGCTGCCAGATTGGGAAGATATACTGGTAATTCCACCTATCTTAAGGTTGCTGATAAAACCTTTCAATGGATGGTTGATATTGGgtatattcaattaaataCTTCATCCGGTCGTGTCTTTGATGGTGCTCATATTGAAAGCAATTGTAGTGATATTACCAAATTGGAATGGTCATATAATCATGGTATTGTATTAGGTGGATGTGCTTATATGTACAATGCTACCAAGTCACCAGAATGGGGTATGAACACtattaaaattttgaatggTGCTACCActtatttctttcaaaataaaacaatGCTAGAAACAGCTTGTCAACGTCCAGATCGGGTCTTCTGTAATAATGATCAAAGAACCTTTAAAAGTATCTTTTCACGTATGTTGGGCTTGACAAGTGTGATGGCTCCATTCACATCTGAGAGAATTGATCCATTAATTGTTCAAAGTGCCGAAGCCGCTGCTCTATCATGTACTGGTGGTTTCGATAATGAAACTTGCGGTTTGAATTGGTTAGAGGGTAAAAATGATGGCTATTATGGGTTAGGTGAACAACTAAGTGCATTGGAAgttattcaaaatcttcttaTCCATAAGAGACCACCTCCTTATATGGCAAAAAcagataaaaataaagtcGGTGGTGTTTCAAAGGGTGATCCAGCCGCAGGTACAAAACCAAAACCACCtccaaagaaggaagaGTAG
- the SSP120 gene encoding nucleobindin SSP120 (ancestral locus Anc_1.393), with protein sequence MLFNKSIILSLLVLPGAVFGEGAAGSEINKEVEKPPAGLSWEEWHMDHEHQLKEYTPETFFALHDVKKQGFWDRDDVLAMYGLNRNEVVGAGDGMGKHDESEAVDKDVAKNVVNFLMRLVDVDDDNRIMKEEFIEFAKRGNKLPDLGVGVGHHSDFELEYELHHWNKFHKDTDPDVKNVHKEDIEHELLHHEHEIEHEETIQRGAQRATVITDDELEARIDLTKIPNKFKNGMY encoded by the coding sequence ATGCTATTTAACAAATCAATCATCCTTAGTCTATTAGTCCTACCAGGAGCAGTCTTTGGTGAAGGTGCTGCTGGTTCTGAAATCAACAAAGAAGTGGAGAAACCACCAGCAGGCCTATCGTGGGAGGAATGGCATATGGATCACGAacatcaattgaaagaatacaCCCCAGAGACTTTTTTTGCATTACATGACGTCAAAAAGCAAGGATTTTGGGATCGTGATGATGTTTTGGCAATGTATGGTTTGAACCGTAATGAAGTTGTTGGTGCTGGTGATGGGATGGGAAAACATGATGAAAGTGAAGCAGTTGATAAGGACGTAGCTAAGAATGTTGTTAACTTTCTAATGAGATTGGTggatgttgatgatgacaATAGGATCATGAAGGAAGAATTTATAGAATTTGCCAAAAGGGGCAATAAATTACCAGATTTGGGCGTTGGTGTTGGTCATCATTCTGATTTTGAACTAGAATATGAATTACATCATTGGAATAAATTTCATAAAGACACAGATCCAGATGTGAAAAATGTTCACAAGGAAGATATAGAACATGAGTTACTACATCATGAACATGAAATTGAGCATGAAGAAACGATTCAAAGAGGTGCTCAAAGGGCAACCGTTATTACAGATGATGAACTAGAAGCCAGAATAGATTTAAcaaaaattccaaataagTTTAAGAATGGAATGTATTAA